The Corallococcus exiguus genome has a window encoding:
- the ahcY gene encoding adenosylhomocysteinase: protein MTAVTQKQNQDYAIADLKLASWGRKEIRIAESEMPALMAIREEYAKQQPLKGARVTGSLHMTIQTAVLVETLQALGAQVRWASCNIFSTQDHAAAALVEAGTPVFAHKGESLKEYWDFTHRIFEFGPSGSDHEGPNMILDDGGDATLLMHLGKRAEKDLSVIANPESEEERELYASIKAKLAEDSTWYSRKSAKIMGVTEETTTGVHRLQEMSAKGTLLFRAINVNDSVTKSKFDNLYGCRESLVDGIKRATDVMVAGKIAVVAGYGDVGKGSAQALRALSAQVWVTEIDPICALQAAMEGYRVVTMDYAADKADIFVTATGNKSVITHAHMAKMKDQAIVCNIGHFDNEIEVASLEQYKWEEIKPQVDHVIFPDNKRIILLAKGRLVNLGCGTGHPSYVMSSSFANQTIAQIELYSHSDKYQVGKVYVLPKHLDEKVARLQLKKLNAQLTELTPEQANYIGVQKSGPYKQDTYRY, encoded by the coding sequence ATGACCGCGGTTACCCAGAAGCAGAATCAGGACTACGCCATCGCCGACCTCAAGCTCGCCAGCTGGGGCCGCAAGGAGATCCGCATCGCCGAGAGCGAGATGCCCGCGCTCATGGCGATCCGCGAGGAGTACGCGAAGCAGCAGCCGCTCAAGGGCGCTCGCGTCACGGGCTCGCTGCACATGACCATCCAGACGGCCGTGCTGGTGGAGACGCTCCAGGCGCTGGGCGCGCAGGTGCGCTGGGCCTCGTGCAACATCTTCTCCACGCAGGACCACGCCGCCGCCGCGCTGGTGGAGGCCGGCACCCCGGTGTTCGCCCACAAGGGCGAGTCCCTGAAGGAGTACTGGGACTTCACCCACCGCATCTTCGAGTTTGGCCCCTCCGGCAGCGACCACGAGGGTCCGAACATGATCCTCGACGACGGCGGTGACGCCACGCTGCTCATGCACCTGGGCAAGCGCGCGGAGAAGGACCTGTCCGTCATCGCGAACCCCGAGAGCGAGGAGGAGCGCGAGCTGTACGCCTCCATCAAGGCCAAGCTCGCCGAGGACTCGACCTGGTACTCGCGCAAGAGCGCCAAGATCATGGGCGTCACGGAAGAGACGACCACGGGCGTGCACCGCCTCCAGGAGATGTCCGCCAAGGGCACGCTCCTGTTCCGCGCCATCAACGTCAACGACAGCGTGACGAAGAGCAAGTTCGACAACCTCTACGGCTGCCGTGAGTCCCTGGTGGACGGCATCAAGCGCGCCACGGACGTGATGGTGGCCGGGAAGATCGCCGTCGTCGCGGGCTACGGCGACGTGGGCAAGGGCTCCGCGCAGGCCCTGCGCGCGCTGTCCGCCCAGGTGTGGGTGACGGAAATCGACCCCATCTGCGCGCTCCAGGCCGCGATGGAGGGCTACCGCGTCGTGACCATGGATTACGCCGCGGACAAGGCGGACATCTTCGTCACCGCCACGGGCAACAAGTCCGTCATCACCCATGCGCACATGGCCAAGATGAAGGACCAGGCCATCGTCTGCAACATCGGCCACTTCGACAATGAAATCGAGGTCGCCTCCCTGGAGCAGTACAAGTGGGAGGAGATCAAGCCCCAGGTCGACCACGTCATCTTCCCGGACAACAAGCGCATCATCCTGCTGGCCAAGGGCCGTCTGGTGAACCTGGGCTGCGGCACCGGTCACCCCAGCTACGTGATGTCCAGCTCCTTCGCGAACCAGACCATCGCGCAGATTGAGCTGTACTCGCACAGCGACAAGTACCAGGTGGGCAAGGTGTACGTGCTGCCCAAGCACCTGGACGAGAAGGTCGCCCGGCTCCAGCTCAAGAAGCTCAACGCCCAGCTCACCGAGCTCACCCCCGAGCAGGCGAACTACATCGGCGTGCAGAAGAGCGGTCCGTACAAGCAGGACACCTACCGCTACTAA
- a CDS encoding alpha/beta fold hydrolase produces MSALHRSLWALTALAVLPSACAHRAPSTSSQVKDVDWDVREFYRPPSPLPNEAPGFVLGHEPLTGLAALEGTKLNERVLYLSNSGGPGEAPIAVSGIIAVPEGDAPTEGWPVVTWAHGTLGIADKCAPSRDELGASAHWYNQAPHRLLNQFLKQGWAVVMSDYEGLGTPGRHPYLLGNSQAYGVLDIVRAAHALHGKKLSKKFAIVGHSQGGQAALFAAARAPERMKDDGLELVGVLAYAPASAMELLFYAGTGQENPSPNAAFMPLFLTGAMAGNPSELTPENILQTEAQRLYANVDTQCRTELSETGSWGGFIPKGNVLKPTAPVLKLSAQLRAMEPGALTITTPVRLVQGRQDERVDPLQTARVSTGLIGNGAQVEYFGCPVADHFGVLGDDIPGTLAWLKQRLTGEAPSEPVLSSCQRVEPPPGTPAR; encoded by the coding sequence ATGTCCGCCTTGCACCGGTCGCTGTGGGCGCTGACCGCACTCGCCGTTCTTCCCTCTGCTTGTGCCCACCGGGCGCCTTCGACGTCGTCCCAGGTGAAGGACGTCGACTGGGACGTGCGCGAGTTCTACCGGCCCCCCTCTCCGCTTCCGAATGAGGCGCCTGGGTTCGTGCTCGGCCACGAACCGCTCACGGGGCTGGCCGCGCTGGAGGGTACGAAGCTGAACGAGCGCGTGCTCTACCTGTCGAACAGCGGGGGACCGGGCGAGGCCCCCATCGCCGTGTCGGGCATCATCGCGGTGCCGGAGGGAGACGCCCCCACGGAGGGCTGGCCCGTCGTGACGTGGGCGCACGGGACCCTGGGCATCGCGGACAAGTGCGCGCCGTCGCGGGACGAGCTGGGCGCGTCCGCGCATTGGTACAACCAGGCCCCGCACCGGCTGCTCAACCAGTTCCTGAAGCAGGGCTGGGCCGTCGTCATGTCGGACTACGAGGGGCTGGGGACACCGGGACGGCACCCATACCTGCTGGGCAATTCCCAGGCCTACGGCGTGCTGGACATCGTGCGCGCCGCGCATGCGCTGCATGGAAAGAAGCTGTCGAAGAAGTTCGCCATCGTGGGGCACTCGCAGGGCGGACAGGCCGCGCTGTTCGCCGCGGCGAGGGCGCCCGAGCGGATGAAGGATGACGGCCTGGAGCTGGTGGGGGTGCTGGCCTATGCGCCGGCTTCCGCCATGGAGTTGCTGTTCTACGCGGGCACGGGACAGGAGAACCCGAGCCCCAACGCCGCGTTCATGCCCCTGTTCCTGACGGGCGCCATGGCGGGCAACCCCTCCGAGCTGACGCCGGAGAACATCCTCCAGACCGAAGCCCAGCGGTTGTACGCGAACGTCGACACGCAGTGCCGTACGGAGCTGAGCGAGACAGGCTCCTGGGGAGGCTTCATTCCGAAGGGGAACGTGCTCAAGCCGACCGCGCCCGTGCTGAAGCTGAGCGCCCAGCTCCGCGCGATGGAGCCCGGCGCGCTGACCATCACCACGCCCGTGCGGCTCGTCCAGGGTCGACAGGACGAGCGCGTCGACCCCCTTCAGACCGCGCGCGTGAGCACGGGCCTCATCGGCAATGGGGCCCAGGTGGAGTACTTCGGGTGCCCGGTGGCGGATCACTTCGGCGTGCTGGGGGATGACATCCCTGGCACCCTGGCCTGGCTGAAGCAGCGGCTCACCGGAGAGGCTCCTTCGGAGCCGGTGCTCAGCTCCTGCCAGCGCGTCGAACCGCCGCCCGGGACACCCGCCCGCTGA
- a CDS encoding AHH domain-containing protein — translation MRVVGAVALLFFVGGCATTRVVHVDIGDGRQVVHESLDVDPVQVGEDEFKAALTQLILDMRMDVAFRETDAADQRGGVRSRALLASSKGLADAGSGSSPESLYARICPDGDDCLTLVGGTGLTFSRKDRTVMALSFALDTVWESVGAEVGKVLNPVALKALVTSAALTVLLTMTLPEPVTKVLAVALTAAMVAYLGIVPVWEIGRGFVHLWDEAETATSVIELQDIGHRFGKVLGTNGTRVLVLLVTAALGGKNAMAAQGPRLPGFSQAALRAQAEGGFGLAAAMNGGVGSISLPAAGVLNVALAPGAAAALAMYGEGRFPGDETGPVHHICTNKNLISDAAGGPWTPRCEEVFKKAGMTFEDASNKVRLKGHEGPHPELYHRAVLRRLDRSVARCRTTETCRASLMEELAKIANELLTQGSDMRSFIVKGER, via the coding sequence GTGCGCGTGGTGGGAGCTGTCGCGTTGTTGTTTTTTGTGGGAGGGTGTGCGACCACCCGTGTTGTCCACGTTGATATTGGAGACGGCAGGCAGGTGGTTCACGAATCCCTGGATGTGGATCCGGTCCAGGTGGGTGAGGACGAGTTCAAGGCGGCCCTCACGCAGCTCATCCTGGACATGCGAATGGATGTTGCCTTCCGCGAAACGGATGCGGCCGACCAACGAGGCGGGGTGCGGTCCAGGGCCCTGCTCGCGTCCTCGAAGGGACTCGCGGACGCTGGCTCGGGCAGCTCACCTGAATCGCTGTACGCGCGCATCTGTCCCGATGGGGACGACTGCTTGACCCTGGTGGGCGGGACGGGGCTGACGTTCTCGCGCAAGGACCGGACGGTGATGGCGCTCTCGTTCGCTCTCGACACGGTATGGGAGAGCGTCGGGGCCGAGGTCGGCAAGGTGCTGAATCCGGTGGCGCTCAAGGCCCTGGTGACCTCGGCCGCCCTGACCGTGCTCCTCACGATGACGCTGCCCGAGCCCGTCACCAAGGTGCTCGCGGTGGCACTGACGGCGGCGATGGTGGCCTACCTGGGCATCGTGCCCGTCTGGGAGATTGGCCGGGGCTTCGTGCACCTGTGGGACGAAGCGGAGACAGCAACGAGCGTCATCGAGTTGCAGGACATCGGACATCGCTTCGGCAAGGTGCTCGGGACCAACGGGACGCGTGTCCTGGTGCTGCTCGTTACAGCAGCCCTCGGTGGGAAGAACGCGATGGCGGCCCAGGGGCCCAGGCTCCCGGGCTTCTCCCAGGCCGCACTTCGCGCGCAGGCCGAAGGTGGATTCGGGCTCGCGGCTGCTATGAACGGCGGGGTGGGCTCCATCTCGTTGCCTGCTGCCGGTGTGCTCAACGTGGCGCTGGCTCCGGGAGCCGCGGCTGCACTGGCGATGTACGGTGAGGGGCGGTTTCCCGGTGACGAGACGGGGCCGGTTCACCACATCTGCACGAACAAGAACCTCATCTCCGATGCTGCCGGCGGTCCCTGGACGCCAAGGTGCGAGGAGGTCTTCAAGAAGGCCGGAATGACATTCGAAGATGCCTCGAACAAAGTGCGGCTCAAGGGGCACGAGGGGCCTCACCCTGAACTGTATCACCGAGCGGTGCTTCGGCGCCTTGATCGTTCTGTTGCGCGCTGCCGAACGACGGAGACCTGCCGGGCCAGTTTGATGGAGGAACTTGCGAAGATAGCCAATGAGCTTCTGACGCAGGGCTCCGACATGCGGAGTTTCATTGTGAAGGGAGAGAGGTGA
- a CDS encoding imm11 family protein, translating into MERHFYSVELGNVPHWLLATPTRYSGEAFDEPWMFVDGRTLPDPGPLKAQVAHPGTKRDFVFSSIEETPTVSEAVANVLKTLAPGDVQLFPVSIEGDADPFFVVNATKVIDCIDEARCREVHHYDKDDPSPTYPGEYNWIYGLRIDPSKTEGAQVFRLKKFKVAFIVSEDVKNALEAVGNLGVSFERVTGLPPT; encoded by the coding sequence ATGGAGCGCCATTTTTACTCGGTGGAGCTTGGAAATGTGCCGCATTGGCTCCTTGCTACGCCGACACGGTACTCAGGCGAGGCTTTTGACGAGCCTTGGATGTTTGTAGATGGTCGCACCCTCCCCGACCCTGGCCCCCTCAAGGCGCAGGTCGCCCATCCTGGCACCAAGCGAGACTTTGTATTCTCTTCGATTGAAGAAACGCCCACCGTCAGCGAAGCCGTTGCGAACGTCCTCAAAACACTGGCTCCCGGTGACGTGCAGCTTTTCCCGGTGTCCATTGAGGGAGATGCCGACCCGTTCTTCGTCGTCAATGCCACCAAGGTGATTGATTGCATCGACGAGGCACGGTGCCGGGAGGTGCATCACTACGACAAGGACGACCCCTCTCCTACCTACCCGGGGGAGTACAACTGGATCTACGGACTGCGAATCGACCCCTCGAAGACCGAGGGCGCCCAGGTCTTCCGGCTGAAGAAGTTCAAGGTTGCGTTCATTGTCTCGGAAGACGTCAAGAACGCCCTTGAAGCGGTCGGAAACCTGGGGGTGTCGTTCGAGCGCGTGACGGGCCTGCCTCCAACCTGA
- a CDS encoding cation-translocating P-type ATPase produces MQEPSQPRKQAGLRAPDAPPVPWHALLPDAVLERLSSAPQGLTEEAARERLARHGPNVLERSRPDSAWKLLWRQIDSPLIWVLIASAGLAILLGKVTDGLVVAAVVVLNTLIGFVQEYRAGRAIEALNHMVPETAQVLRDGHLLARPAAELVPGDVVQLASGDRVPADLRLLRSRNFQVEEAALTGESVPSSKHVAAVSEDAELGDRASLAFGGTLVTSGTSTAVVVATGSTTELGRISHLMEQAADLSTPLTRELARLGRVISAGIIVLSAVLLGVGMFRGYAFSDAVLVAITLAVAAIPEGLPAIVTIALAIGVQRMASRRAVIRKLPAVETLGSTTVICTDKTGTLTRNEMTVQALWTWRGHYALTGVGHSPLGDLLRAGRPLDVPPDDVRTLLVAGVLCNEADLQPREGRWGMTGDPTEGALLFAAKKAGLGVTELRERYPRLDAIPFESEHQFMAALHAGDPEHSELFMKGAPEVVLRRCGPETDRDVVLAEVERMARQGLRVLAFARKRMSRADALRPQDVEDGFALLGLQGMIDPPREEAVASVKACHAAGIRVKMMTGDHPGTAEAIGLQLGLHAPGHPGLTGARLSGMSDAELAVAVKDTNVFARLAPEHKLRLVRALQTQRHVVAMTGDGVNDAPALKQADIGVAMGITGTAVSREAADLVLTDDNFATIVAAVEEGRRVYDNLVKSLAFVLPTNLGLALILMLGVTFFPLQESGGVREPLLAMRPTQLLWINLVATVTLALPLAFEAKERHVMRRPPRSPDTPVLSHFVVMRTGLVALLMAAGAIGLFLWEFARQGGNHGVPNAWALAEARTMAVNTVVSFQIFYLWLCRTLTGSTREVGFASNPTVFVGIAALVLLQAAFMYVPFFQRLFGSAPLSLGDIARSVLVGACVLPVVGLEKWLRSRRREVGRSVSAT; encoded by the coding sequence ATGCAGGAGCCGTCACAGCCAAGGAAGCAGGCAGGGCTTCGCGCCCCCGACGCGCCTCCCGTCCCCTGGCATGCACTTCTCCCGGACGCCGTGCTGGAACGGCTCTCCAGCGCGCCCCAGGGGCTGACGGAGGAAGCGGCCCGGGAACGGCTCGCGCGCCATGGTCCCAATGTGCTGGAGCGCTCGCGGCCGGACAGCGCGTGGAAGCTCTTGTGGCGGCAGATCGACAGCCCGCTCATCTGGGTCCTCATCGCTTCCGCGGGCCTGGCCATCCTGCTGGGCAAGGTGACCGACGGGCTCGTCGTGGCCGCTGTCGTGGTCCTCAACACCCTCATCGGCTTCGTGCAGGAGTACCGCGCGGGCCGGGCCATCGAGGCGCTCAACCACATGGTGCCGGAGACCGCGCAGGTGCTGCGCGACGGACACCTGCTGGCACGGCCCGCGGCGGAGCTCGTTCCCGGTGACGTCGTGCAGCTCGCTTCGGGGGACCGCGTGCCCGCGGACCTGCGCCTCTTGCGCTCCCGCAACTTCCAGGTGGAGGAGGCCGCGCTCACCGGTGAGTCCGTCCCGTCGAGCAAGCACGTCGCGGCCGTGTCCGAGGACGCGGAGCTGGGGGACCGGGCGAGCCTTGCCTTCGGTGGCACGCTGGTGACGTCCGGCACGTCCACCGCCGTCGTCGTTGCCACGGGCAGTACCACGGAGCTGGGCCGCATCTCCCATTTGATGGAGCAGGCCGCGGACCTCAGCACGCCGCTCACTCGGGAGCTGGCCCGGCTGGGCCGCGTCATCAGCGCGGGCATCATCGTGCTGTCCGCCGTGCTGCTCGGGGTGGGGATGTTCCGGGGGTATGCCTTCAGCGACGCGGTGCTGGTGGCCATCACCCTCGCCGTGGCCGCCATCCCGGAAGGGCTGCCCGCCATCGTCACCATCGCCCTGGCCATTGGCGTGCAGCGCATGGCGTCCCGCCGCGCCGTCATCCGCAAGCTGCCCGCCGTGGAGACCCTCGGCAGCACGACCGTCATCTGCACGGACAAGACCGGCACCCTCACCCGCAACGAGATGACCGTGCAGGCGCTGTGGACCTGGCGCGGGCACTACGCGCTCACCGGCGTGGGCCACTCCCCCCTGGGAGATCTGCTTCGCGCGGGGCGCCCCCTGGACGTGCCGCCCGACGACGTGCGCACGCTGCTCGTCGCGGGCGTGCTCTGCAACGAGGCCGACCTCCAGCCCCGGGAGGGACGCTGGGGCATGACGGGCGACCCCACGGAGGGCGCGCTGCTCTTCGCCGCGAAGAAGGCGGGCCTGGGCGTGACGGAGCTGCGCGAGCGGTATCCCCGCCTGGACGCCATCCCCTTCGAATCCGAGCACCAGTTCATGGCCGCGCTCCACGCGGGCGACCCGGAGCACTCCGAGCTCTTCATGAAAGGCGCCCCGGAAGTCGTGCTGCGCCGCTGCGGACCGGAGACGGACCGGGACGTCGTGCTGGCGGAGGTGGAGCGCATGGCGAGGCAGGGGCTGCGCGTGCTCGCCTTCGCGCGTAAGCGCATGTCCCGCGCGGACGCGCTGCGGCCCCAGGACGTGGAGGACGGCTTCGCGCTGCTGGGCCTGCAGGGGATGATCGACCCGCCCCGCGAGGAGGCCGTGGCCTCCGTGAAGGCCTGCCACGCCGCAGGCATCCGCGTGAAGATGATGACAGGTGACCATCCGGGCACGGCGGAGGCCATCGGCCTTCAACTGGGGCTTCACGCTCCAGGACATCCGGGCCTCACCGGCGCGCGACTGTCCGGCATGAGCGACGCGGAGCTGGCCGTGGCGGTGAAGGACACGAACGTGTTCGCGCGCCTGGCCCCCGAACACAAGCTGCGGCTGGTGCGCGCGCTCCAGACGCAGCGGCACGTGGTGGCGATGACGGGCGACGGCGTCAACGACGCGCCCGCGCTCAAGCAGGCGGACATCGGCGTGGCCATGGGCATCACCGGCACGGCCGTGTCCCGCGAGGCCGCGGACCTGGTGCTGACGGACGACAACTTCGCCACCATCGTCGCCGCCGTCGAGGAGGGCCGCCGCGTCTACGACAACCTGGTCAAGTCGCTCGCCTTCGTGCTGCCCACCAACCTGGGGCTCGCCCTCATCCTCATGCTGGGCGTGACGTTCTTCCCCTTGCAGGAGTCCGGCGGCGTGCGCGAACCGCTGCTGGCCATGCGCCCCACGCAGTTGCTGTGGATCAACCTGGTGGCCACCGTCACCCTGGCGCTGCCCCTGGCCTTCGAGGCGAAGGAGCGCCACGTCATGCGCCGTCCGCCCCGCTCGCCGGACACACCCGTCCTGAGCCACTTCGTGGTGATGCGCACCGGGCTCGTCGCGCTGCTGATGGCGGCGGGCGCCATCGGCCTGTTCCTCTGGGAGTTCGCGCGCCAGGGAGGCAACCACGGCGTCCCCAACGCCTGGGCCCTGGCCGAGGCGCGCACCATGGCCGTCAACACCGTGGTCAGTTTTCAAATCTTCTACCTGTGGCTGTGCCGCACGTTGACGGGCTCCACGCGCGAGGTGGGCTTCGCGAGCAACCCCACCGTGTTCGTGGGCATCGCCGCGCTGGTGCTGCTCCAGGCCGCGTTCATGTACGTGCCCTTCTTCCAGCGCCTCTTCGGCTCCGCGCCGCTGTCGCTGGGGGACATCGCGCGGTCGGTGCTGGTGGGCGCCTGCGTACTGCCCGTCGTGGGCCTGGAGAAGTGGCTGCGCTCGCGGCGGCGGGAGGTGGGCCGGAGCGTGAGCGCCACCTGA
- a CDS encoding glycosyltransferase — translation MDSVVATDSLEQVPEAARADIADSLLKPFEVHVQASSLDCFRPGLTAAEWASLQSHAEQGRERMRGRTFWNVNSTARGGGVAEMLPGLLAYARGAGVDTRWMVMRGTPGFFHITKRLHHALHGSRGDGSPLGPRERACYEDVLRDNAEELLVLIRPGDVVLLHDPQTAGLAPALAAMGAQVVWRCHIGCDVPNEEVERAWAFLAPGLAAARLAVFSRAAYVPPMLADRAVVIQPSIDIFAVKNQPLEPAVASAILGHVGLVGRSPDLPAPVFTRTDGVPARVARGADIVRLGVAPAPDVPLVVQVSRWDPLKDPVGVLRGFALLLKQSPCLRAELVLAGPSVTSVADDPEGAATFESVVAAWREQPRFLRQRVHLACLPMVDPEENAAIVNALQRHAGVVVQKSLKEGFGLTVTEAMWKSRPVVASAVGGIQDQVHHEVEGLLVRDPDSLPEFASAVRRLLEEPRLSARLGTQAHEQVRARFTAVRHLSDFASLLRRLDIRPEACGG, via the coding sequence ATGGACAGCGTCGTCGCAACCGATTCCCTGGAGCAGGTTCCGGAGGCCGCTCGCGCGGACATCGCGGACTCCCTGCTCAAGCCCTTCGAGGTCCACGTCCAGGCCAGCTCGCTGGACTGCTTCCGGCCGGGGCTCACGGCGGCGGAGTGGGCGTCGCTCCAGTCCCACGCGGAGCAGGGCCGGGAGCGCATGAGGGGCCGCACGTTCTGGAACGTGAACTCCACGGCCCGGGGCGGCGGAGTGGCGGAGATGCTGCCCGGGCTGCTCGCTTATGCGCGAGGGGCGGGCGTGGACACTCGGTGGATGGTGATGCGGGGCACGCCCGGCTTCTTCCACATCACCAAGCGGCTGCACCACGCGCTGCACGGCTCCCGGGGAGATGGTTCTCCGCTGGGGCCCAGGGAGCGCGCCTGCTACGAGGACGTGCTTCGCGACAACGCGGAGGAGCTGCTCGTGCTCATCCGTCCGGGCGACGTGGTCCTGCTGCACGACCCGCAGACCGCGGGACTGGCGCCGGCGCTCGCAGCCATGGGTGCCCAGGTGGTGTGGCGCTGCCACATCGGGTGTGACGTGCCCAACGAGGAGGTGGAGCGGGCGTGGGCATTCCTCGCGCCGGGGCTGGCCGCCGCGCGGCTCGCGGTCTTCTCCCGGGCAGCCTACGTGCCGCCGATGCTGGCGGACCGGGCGGTCGTCATCCAGCCCTCCATCGACATCTTCGCGGTGAAGAACCAGCCCCTCGAACCCGCCGTCGCGAGCGCCATCCTGGGCCACGTCGGGCTGGTGGGCCGCTCGCCGGACCTCCCCGCGCCCGTCTTCACCCGGACGGACGGGGTGCCGGCCCGGGTGGCGCGTGGGGCGGACATCGTGCGGTTGGGGGTCGCGCCCGCGCCGGACGTGCCGCTGGTGGTGCAGGTGTCGCGGTGGGATCCGCTGAAGGACCCGGTGGGCGTGCTGCGGGGCTTCGCGCTGCTCTTGAAGCAGTCGCCCTGTCTGCGCGCGGAGCTGGTCCTCGCGGGCCCCTCGGTGACGTCCGTCGCGGATGATCCAGAAGGGGCGGCCACGTTCGAGTCCGTCGTCGCGGCGTGGCGCGAGCAGCCGCGCTTCCTGCGCCAGCGCGTCCACCTGGCCTGCCTGCCCATGGTGGACCCGGAGGAGAACGCCGCCATCGTCAACGCGCTCCAGCGGCACGCGGGCGTGGTGGTGCAGAAGAGCCTGAAGGAGGGCTTCGGGCTCACCGTCACGGAGGCCATGTGGAAGTCCCGGCCCGTGGTGGCGAGCGCGGTGGGCGGCATCCAGGACCAGGTGCACCACGAGGTGGAGGGGCTGCTCGTGCGCGACCCCGACAGCCTGCCGGAGTTCGCCTCAGCGGTGCGGAGACTCCTGGAGGAACCGCGACTGTCGGCCCGCCTGGGCACCCAGGCCCACGAGCAGGTGCGCGCCCGCTTCACCGCCGTCCGCCACCTCTCCGACTTCGCGTCCCTGCTGCGGAGGTTGGACATCCGCCCGGAGGCCTGCGGCGGATGA